One Candidatus Ornithobacterium hominis genomic region harbors:
- a CDS encoding thioredoxin family protein produces MNLKKYINKGMSFQQYYQHIDEVIANGNKEEATYPYYELNKTRIERLQKKFEVSEENLEKIKGLKNLIYLVVITEGWCGDAAQILPIIEGICAQSDFIEARIVLRDENTDLMQEYLTNGNQSIPIVIGIDESGEEKFHWGPRPAWADEILKAYKNDEISKSDFLIQIQKKYNQDKGKSIENELIELMLR; encoded by the coding sequence ATGAATTTAAAAAAGTATATCAATAAAGGAATGAGTTTTCAGCAATATTATCAGCATATAGATGAGGTGATTGCCAATGGAAACAAAGAGGAAGCTACTTACCCTTATTATGAGCTAAACAAAACTAGAATAGAGCGTTTGCAAAAGAAATTTGAAGTTTCTGAAGAAAATCTTGAAAAAATTAAAGGCTTAAAAAATTTAATTTATTTAGTTGTAATTACAGAAGGTTGGTGCGGAGATGCTGCACAGATTTTGCCGATAATAGAAGGAATTTGCGCTCAAAGTGATTTCATAGAAGCGAGAATCGTGCTGAGAGATGAAAACACAGATTTGATGCAAGAATATTTGACCAACGGGAATCAATCGATCCCGATAGTAATAGGAATAGATGAAAGTGGCGAAGAAAAATTCCACTGGGGGCCACGGCCAGCTTGGGCTGATGAAATACTGAAAGCTTATAAAAATGATGAGATTTCAAAAAGTGATTTTCTAATTCAGATTCAAAAAAAGTACAATCAAGATAAAGGTAAATCTATTGAAAATGAATTAATTGAATTGATGTTGAGGTGA